One part of the Acidobacteriota bacterium genome encodes these proteins:
- the trpE gene encoding anthranilate synthase component I — protein sequence MTRPVTRPVTRRAVLHQREFVADSLTPLAVYRRLAAISPHRFLLESVTGGEQVSRFSFLGAGPRRWARWWPDRLEISGAGETVVHSGDPLTALRELLAEVRTEQKSLLPFTGGWVGSFGYDVIRSLERLPGRPPDAFGLPPAVLARFDEVVVFDHVRQRIVAVTNEIEGEVSRQEAMAGLDRLAAVLSAPGAEVGIGGAVAVPAAMPAPPADARPSLPAADFHRAVRRAQEYIAAGDIFQVVLARRWAVPRAVPPVALYRALRLINPSPYMVLLELPDFALAGASPEMLVRKVGRRLETRPIAGTRPRGKNAAADRHLAEDLLADPKERAEHVMLVDLGRNDLGRVSRAGSVRVETFQQIEHYSHVMHIVSGVAGELAAGRDALDALFACFPAGTVSGAPKIRAMEIIDELEPESRGLYAGAVGYFGFGGDLDTCITIRTLVVRGEETSVTAGAGIVADSNPEREAEETENKAAALLAAVALAERLEDAR from the coding sequence GTGACTCGACCCGTGACTCGGCCCGTGACGCGCCGCGCCGTTCTCCACCAGCGGGAGTTCGTGGCCGACAGTTTGACGCCGCTGGCCGTCTACCGGCGCCTGGCGGCGATCTCGCCGCACCGGTTCCTGCTCGAGAGCGTCACCGGCGGCGAGCAGGTCTCCCGCTTCAGTTTTTTGGGCGCCGGCCCGCGCCGCTGGGCCCGCTGGTGGCCGGATCGGCTGGAGATCTCCGGTGCCGGCGAGACGGTGGTGCATTCCGGCGACCCCCTGACGGCTCTGCGCGAGCTGCTCGCCGAGGTGCGCACCGAACAGAAGTCTTTGTTGCCTTTTACCGGCGGTTGGGTCGGCTCCTTCGGCTACGACGTGATCCGCTCCCTGGAGCGTCTCCCCGGCCGCCCGCCGGACGCCTTCGGCCTGCCGCCGGCGGTGCTGGCGCGCTTCGACGAGGTGGTGGTGTTCGACCACGTCCGCCAGCGCATCGTCGCCGTCACCAACGAGATCGAAGGGGAGGTCTCGCGGCAGGAAGCGATGGCCGGCCTCGACCGCCTGGCCGCGGTGTTGTCGGCCCCCGGCGCGGAGGTCGGCATCGGCGGCGCCGTGGCGGTGCCGGCGGCGATGCCCGCGCCGCCGGCGGACGCCCGGCCGAGCCTGCCGGCTGCGGACTTCCACCGGGCGGTGCGCCGGGCGCAGGAGTACATCGCCGCCGGAGATATCTTCCAGGTGGTGCTGGCGCGCCGCTGGGCGGTGCCCCGGGCGGTGCCGCCGGTCGCCCTCTACCGGGCGCTGAGGTTGATCAATCCGAGTCCCTACATGGTGTTGCTGGAGCTGCCGGACTTCGCCCTCGCCGGGGCGTCGCCGGAGATGCTGGTGAGGAAGGTCGGCCGGCGTCTCGAGACCCGCCCTATCGCCGGTACCCGGCCGCGCGGCAAGAATGCCGCCGCGGACCGCCACCTGGCGGAGGACCTGTTGGCGGATCCCAAGGAGCGCGCCGAGCACGTGATGCTGGTGGACCTGGGGCGGAACGATCTCGGCCGGGTCTCCCGCGCCGGCAGCGTGCGGGTGGAGACCTTCCAGCAGATCGAGCACTACAGCCACGTGATGCACATCGTCTCGGGGGTCGCCGGCGAGCTGGCCGCCGGCCGCGACGCCCTCGACGCGCTCTTCGCCTGCTTCCCGGCGGGTACCGTCTCCGGCGCGCCGAAGATCCGGGCGATGGAGATCATCGACGAGCTGGAGCCGGAGTCCCGCGGCCTCTATGCCGGGGCGGTGGGCTACTTCGGCTTCGGCGGCGACCTCGACACCTGCATCACCATCCGCACCCTGGTGGTGCGCGGTGAGGAAACCTCCGTCACCGCCGGCGCCGGCATCGTGGCGGATTCGAACCCCGAGCGGGAAGCGGAAGAGACCGAAAACAAGGCGGCGGCCCTGCTGGCCGCCGTCGCGCTGGCGGAACGGCTGGAGGATGCCCGATGA
- a CDS encoding aminodeoxychorismate/anthranilate synthase component II, which produces MILMIDNYDSFTYNLVQLLTAAGAEVEVLRNDAEPAQGMLERKPDGIVLSPGPGRPEGAGVCLDLLAARPEVPLLGVCLGHQSLGLAFGAEVARAPCLMHGKTSRVRHDGEGIFEDLPNPFEATRYHSLDVPKATLPDCLVATAWSDDDILMAMRHRELPWESVQFHPESILTREGPRLLVNFLRRCGVAAADPPPLFAAGAEGREEVA; this is translated from the coding sequence ATGATTTTGATGATCGACAACTACGACTCCTTCACCTACAACCTGGTGCAGCTCTTGACCGCCGCCGGGGCCGAGGTGGAGGTGCTGAGGAACGACGCCGAGCCGGCGCAAGGGATGCTCGAACGAAAACCCGACGGTATCGTGCTGTCCCCCGGTCCGGGCCGGCCGGAAGGCGCCGGCGTGTGCCTCGATCTGCTCGCCGCCCGGCCCGAGGTGCCCCTCCTCGGGGTGTGCTTGGGGCATCAATCGTTGGGCCTGGCCTTTGGCGCCGAAGTCGCCCGTGCGCCGTGCCTGATGCACGGCAAGACCTCGAGGGTGCGGCACGACGGGGAAGGCATTTTCGAGGATCTGCCGAACCCCTTCGAGGCGACCCGCTATCACTCCCTCGATGTTCCCAAGGCGACCTTGCCGGACTGCCTGGTGGCGACCGCTTGGTCTGACGACGACATCCTGATGGCGATGCGCCACCGGGAGCTGCCCTGGGAGAGCGTGCAGTTCCATCCGGAATCGATCCTCACCCGGGAGGGGCCGCGCCTGTTGGTGAACTTCCTCCGGCGCTGCGGCGTCGCGGCGGCGGACCCGCCGCCGCTGTTCGCGGCCGGGGCGGAAGGTCGCGAGGAGGTGGCCTGA
- the trpD gene encoding anthranilate phosphoribosyltransferase, translating to MSNGSEITPRQALDRLCQPSDCERDLSREEMEDLFGQLMDGGVSEAVKAALLVALRLKGETPAEISGAARAMRRRVIPLVHNRPEAVDTCGTGGDGVGTFNISTAAALVAAAGGVPVAKHGNRSVSSRSGSADVLSALGVEMALPPAAAARCLEEVGIAFLFAPLFHPAMAEVMGVRRELGLRTIFNVLGPLTNPAGARRQLLGVYSEDLVEPIARVLADLGSDHALVVHGDGMDEITTSGETLAGEVRGGEVSLRRLTPEQLGVVPVERRDLAGGSPAENAVVLRRVLGGERGPLSEVTAVNAGAALWVGGQAEDLRAGVEQARELLASGTAVATLEALKEFTAAHRQEKAE from the coding sequence ATGAGCAACGGCTCGGAGATCACCCCGCGCCAGGCCCTCGACCGGCTGTGCCAGCCGTCGGACTGCGAGCGCGATCTGAGCCGCGAGGAAATGGAAGATCTCTTCGGCCAGTTGATGGACGGGGGGGTGTCCGAGGCGGTGAAGGCGGCGCTGCTGGTAGCCCTGCGCCTGAAGGGCGAGACCCCGGCGGAGATCTCCGGCGCGGCTCGGGCGATGCGCCGGCGGGTGATTCCCCTGGTTCACAACCGGCCCGAGGCGGTGGACACCTGCGGCACCGGCGGCGACGGCGTGGGCACCTTCAACATTTCGACGGCGGCGGCTTTGGTGGCGGCGGCCGGCGGCGTGCCGGTGGCGAAGCACGGCAACCGCTCCGTCTCCAGCCGTTCCGGCAGCGCCGACGTGCTGTCCGCCCTGGGGGTGGAGATGGCCCTGCCGCCGGCGGCGGCGGCGCGCTGTCTGGAAGAGGTGGGCATCGCCTTTCTCTTCGCGCCGCTCTTCCACCCGGCGATGGCGGAGGTCATGGGGGTGCGCCGGGAACTGGGCTTGCGCACGATCTTCAATGTCCTCGGGCCGCTGACCAACCCGGCCGGCGCCCGCCGGCAGCTCCTCGGGGTGTACAGCGAAGACTTGGTCGAGCCCATCGCCCGAGTGCTGGCGGACCTCGGCAGCGACCACGCGCTGGTGGTGCACGGCGACGGCATGGACGAGATCACCACCAGCGGCGAAACCCTGGCCGGCGAGGTGCGCGGCGGTGAGGTGTCCCTGCGGCGGCTGACGCCGGAGCAGCTCGGCGTGGTGCCGGTCGAGCGCCGCGACCTCGCCGGTGGCTCACCGGCGGAAAACGCCGTCGTTCTGCGGCGGGTGCTCGGCGGCGAGAGAGGGCCGCTTTCGGAGGTGACGGCGGTCAACGCCGGGGCGGCTCTGTGGGTGGGCGGCCAGGCGGAGGATCTGCGCGCCGGCGTCGAGCAGGCCCGGGAACTGCTGGCGAGCGGCACCGCCGTCGCCACCCTGGAGGCCCTCAAGGAGTTCACGGCGGCCCATCGCCAGGAGAAAGCAGAGTGA
- a CDS encoding indole-3-glycerol-phosphate synthase, with product MKVAAILQEIIEQRLKRLALETGATATACGEDVGLFGEEQPFLAALHGAEGPAIIAEVKLGSPRLGSLVDRIDPAAQASLYAEGGAAALSVVVEPDFFHGSYDLLRRAKGASGLPAIAKDFVVDDRQLHWAREAGADAVLLIASLMEPAELRRRAALARSLGLVPLVETHDREDLARLAGADWELVGVNNRDLTTFEVDIGRSIDLLPHLPSGALPVAESGLAGGEAVARLAMAGFRAFLVGESLLLADDPAAKLAELRGVAP from the coding sequence GTGAAGGTCGCCGCGATTCTGCAGGAAATCATCGAGCAGCGCCTAAAACGTCTGGCGCTCGAGACCGGCGCGACCGCCACGGCTTGCGGCGAGGACGTCGGGCTGTTCGGCGAGGAGCAGCCGTTTCTGGCTGCTCTCCACGGAGCCGAGGGGCCGGCGATCATCGCCGAGGTCAAGCTCGGCTCGCCACGCCTCGGCTCGCTGGTGGACCGCATCGATCCGGCGGCCCAGGCAAGTCTCTACGCCGAGGGCGGGGCGGCGGCTTTGTCAGTGGTGGTGGAACCGGATTTCTTTCACGGATCCTACGATCTGCTGCGGCGGGCGAAGGGCGCCAGCGGCCTGCCGGCCATTGCCAAGGACTTCGTGGTGGATGATCGCCAGCTCCACTGGGCGCGGGAGGCCGGCGCCGACGCGGTGTTGCTCATTGCCTCGCTGATGGAGCCGGCGGAACTTCGGCGGCGGGCTGCCCTCGCTCGCTCCCTCGGCCTGGTGCCGCTGGTCGAGACCCACGACCGGGAAGATCTGGCCCGCCTCGCCGGCGCCGACTGGGAACTGGTGGGGGTGAACAACCGCGATCTCACCACCTTCGAGGTGGACATCGGGCGCTCCATCGACCTGCTGCCGCACCTGCCTTCCGGCGCTCTGCCCGTGGCCGAAAGCGGTCTCGCTGGCGGCGAAGCGGTGGCGCGGCTGGCGATGGCCGGCTTTCGCGCCTTCCTGGTGGGGGAGTCGCTGCTGCTGGCGGACGATCCGGCGGCCAAGCTGGCGGAGCTGCGAGGGGTCGCGCCTTGA
- a CDS encoding phosphoribosylanthranilate isomerase, with amino-acid sequence MTATPKVVTPMVKICGVTRVGDAERAVALGADLIGLNFYPPSPRCLEVAAARELSRAIGDRALKVGVFVDRPRREIAELDARVGLDLIQLHGDEDPDEVDHWGGRALQVLRLPATRREPLPPETLAPWPRVWGFLFDVEHPAYGGSGVSWNYDTLAALGSSWGGPPGASGVPLLVAGGVAPGSARRALAASGATGVDVCSGVESAPGIKDMDLMKQLFEEVGRGPRP; translated from the coding sequence TTGACGGCGACGCCGAAGGTGGTGACGCCGATGGTGAAGATTTGCGGTGTTACCCGCGTCGGGGACGCCGAGCGGGCGGTCGCCCTGGGTGCCGACCTCATCGGTTTGAACTTCTATCCCCCGAGTCCGCGCTGCCTGGAGGTGGCGGCGGCGCGGGAACTCTCTCGGGCGATCGGAGACCGGGCACTGAAGGTGGGCGTGTTCGTCGACCGCCCGCGCCGGGAGATCGCGGAACTCGACGCCCGGGTGGGCCTCGACTTGATCCAGCTCCACGGCGACGAGGATCCGGACGAGGTCGATCACTGGGGCGGCCGTGCCCTTCAGGTGCTGCGCCTGCCGGCCACCCGCAGGGAGCCGCTGCCGCCGGAGACTCTCGCCCCCTGGCCCCGGGTTTGGGGCTTTCTGTTCGACGTCGAGCACCCGGCCTACGGCGGCTCCGGAGTGTCCTGGAACTACGATACGCTTGCCGCACTGGGGTCTTCGTGGGGGGGGCCTCCGGGAGCCTCTGGGGTGCCCTTGCTGGTCGCCGGCGGGGTGGCGCCGGGCAGTGCGCGCCGGGCCCTGGCGGCGAGCGGCGCAACGGGAGTGGATGTTTGTTCGGGGGTCGAATCGGCTCCGGGAATCAAGGACATGGATCTCATGAAACAACTCTTCGAGGAGGTGGGTCGTGGCCCGCGGCCGTAA
- the trpB gene encoding tryptophan synthase subunit beta → MARGRNATGSAGTFGAYGGRYVPETLMAPLAELTAAYDKARRQRAFRRLLTDLLGDYAGRPTPLYRADRLSERLAGPGGGRGKRGGGVRIYLKREDLLHTGAHKINNAIGQALLAQKMGKERVIAETGAGQHGVATATAAALLGLSCTVYMGAEDTRRQRLNVERMRLLGAEVATVDAGSRTLKDAINEALRDWVTNVHTTHYILGSVLGPDPYPRMVRDFHRVIGDEARRQLKKAEGRYAPDLAIACVGGGSNALGLFTAFLGDRCRMIGVEAGGSGTALGQHAARFEGGTLGVLHGTRTLVLQDEEGQIAETHSVSAGLDYPAVGPEHVDLRDRGRVEYTSVNDREAIDAFHLLAETEGILPALESAHAIAEAVRHAPHMSSKMSILVNLSGRGDKDVESVLEYRDDSGNGSIRPPQGPAFHGLGRTHPRAASEEE, encoded by the coding sequence GTGGCCCGCGGCCGTAACGCCACAGGGTCGGCCGGCACCTTCGGCGCCTATGGCGGGCGCTACGTGCCGGAGACTCTGATGGCCCCGCTGGCGGAGCTCACCGCGGCCTACGACAAGGCGCGGCGGCAGCGTGCGTTCCGCCGCCTTTTGACGGATCTGCTGGGCGACTACGCCGGCCGTCCCACCCCGCTGTACCGGGCGGACCGCCTGAGCGAACGGCTGGCGGGCCCAGGCGGCGGCCGCGGCAAACGCGGTGGCGGCGTGCGCATCTACCTGAAGCGCGAGGACCTGCTCCACACCGGGGCGCACAAGATCAACAACGCCATCGGCCAGGCCCTGCTCGCTCAAAAGATGGGCAAGGAGCGGGTGATCGCCGAGACCGGCGCCGGCCAGCACGGCGTGGCGACGGCCACGGCGGCGGCGCTCCTCGGCCTGTCCTGTACCGTGTACATGGGAGCCGAAGACACCCGGCGCCAGCGCCTCAACGTGGAGCGCATGCGGCTTTTGGGCGCCGAGGTGGCCACCGTCGACGCCGGCAGCCGAACCCTGAAGGACGCGATCAACGAAGCGCTGCGCGACTGGGTGACCAACGTCCACACGACGCACTACATCCTGGGCTCGGTGCTCGGTCCGGATCCCTATCCGCGGATGGTGCGCGACTTCCACCGGGTGATCGGCGACGAGGCGCGGCGCCAGCTCAAGAAGGCCGAAGGGCGATATGCGCCGGACCTGGCGATCGCCTGCGTCGGCGGCGGCAGCAATGCCCTCGGCCTGTTCACCGCTTTTCTGGGCGATCGCTGCCGGATGATCGGGGTGGAAGCCGGCGGCAGCGGCACCGCCCTTGGCCAGCACGCGGCGCGCTTCGAGGGCGGCACCCTCGGCGTACTGCACGGTACCCGCACCCTGGTGCTGCAGGACGAGGAAGGCCAGATCGCCGAAACCCACTCCGTCTCCGCCGGACTCGACTACCCGGCGGTGGGACCGGAGCACGTTGACCTGCGCGACCGCGGGCGGGTGGAGTACACCTCCGTCAACGATCGCGAGGCGATCGACGCCTTCCATCTGCTGGCCGAAACGGAGGGCATCCTGCCGGCGCTGGAATCCGCCCACGCCATCGCCGAGGCGGTGCGCCATGCGCCGCACATGTCGTCGAAGATGAGCATCCTGGTCAATCTCTCGGGACGCGGCGACAAGGACGTGGAGTCGGTGCTGGAGTACCGGGACGACAGCGGCAATGGCTCGATTCGACCCCCCCAGGGACCGGCGTTCCACGGTTTGGGGCGGACCCACCCGCGGGCCGCATCGGAGGAAGAATGA
- the trpA gene encoding tryptophan synthase subunit alpha: MSAIDAVFERCREEDRAAFIPFLMAGDPDLATCEQLIGALGAGGADLIELGVPFSDPIADGPVNQAAAARSLAAGTTLDGVFDLVARCRDRLGLPIVLFTYFNPIHARGIERFAEQAAASGVDGVLCVDLPPEEAAERFLPALLSRGLDPVFLLAPTSTKERIAKVAAASRGFVYYVSRTGVTGERSALAPTLLKEVKRVRKRLSLPLAVGFGISSPEQVEAVAGVADGVVVGSALVRLVEDDPKASDLAERVEEQVRQLSAPLRR, encoded by the coding sequence ATGAGCGCCATCGACGCAGTATTCGAGCGCTGCCGTGAGGAGGACCGGGCCGCCTTCATCCCCTTCCTGATGGCCGGCGATCCGGACTTGGCGACCTGCGAGCAGCTCATCGGCGCCCTGGGCGCCGGCGGGGCGGACCTGATCGAGCTGGGCGTGCCCTTCAGCGACCCGATCGCCGATGGACCCGTCAACCAGGCGGCGGCCGCCCGCTCCCTGGCCGCCGGCACGACCCTGGACGGGGTGTTCGACCTCGTCGCCCGCTGCCGTGACCGGTTGGGGTTGCCGATTGTGCTCTTTACCTACTTCAACCCGATCCACGCCCGCGGCATCGAGCGCTTCGCCGAGCAGGCGGCGGCCTCCGGCGTGGACGGCGTGCTGTGCGTTGACTTGCCGCCGGAGGAAGCGGCCGAGCGCTTCCTGCCGGCGCTCCTGTCGCGCGGCCTCGATCCGGTGTTTCTGCTCGCTCCCACCAGCACCAAGGAGCGCATCGCCAAGGTGGCGGCGGCGTCCCGGGGTTTCGTCTATTACGTGTCCCGCACCGGCGTCACCGGTGAGCGCTCGGCCCTGGCGCCGACCCTCTTGAAGGAGGTCAAGCGGGTGCGCAAGCGCCTTTCCCTGCCGCTGGCGGTGGGTTTCGGCATCTCTTCGCCGGAGCAGGTGGAGGCGGTGGCTGGAGTGGCCGACGGGGTGGTCGTCGGCAGTGCCCTGGTGCGCCTGGTGGAAGACGATCCGAAGGCTTCGGACTTGGCCGAACGGGTGGAGGAGCAGGTTCGCCAACTGAGTGCACCCTTGCGACGATGA
- a CDS encoding phospholipase — MSDLETGTAAVRRIATIVHGTYLLEVPPGVEPPALVMGFHGYGEGAEQHLEALRSLVATRPEAPPWALCSVQALHPFYTKSGRVVASWMTKFDRDRAIGDNVHYISAVLGEVLRDLPSVRRLAFTGFSQGVAMAYRAAAGCGRRSHALVVLGGDVPPEVQQRDLAGFPPVLVGAGKEDRAYLPERMEQDLAVLRNLGVEAEGFPFDGGHEWTDSFRRRAGEFLAEHLS, encoded by the coding sequence ATGAGCGATCTCGAGACCGGTACCGCTGCGGTGCGCCGCATCGCCACCATCGTTCACGGCACCTACCTGTTGGAGGTGCCGCCGGGGGTCGAGCCGCCAGCCTTGGTGATGGGTTTTCACGGCTACGGCGAGGGCGCCGAGCAGCACCTCGAAGCCCTTCGTTCTCTCGTCGCGACGCGGCCCGAGGCGCCGCCCTGGGCGCTGTGCTCGGTGCAGGCGCTGCATCCCTTCTACACCAAGAGCGGTCGCGTGGTGGCGAGCTGGATGACGAAGTTCGATCGCGATCGGGCGATCGGCGACAACGTCCACTACATCTCGGCGGTGCTCGGCGAGGTGCTGCGCGATTTGCCTTCGGTGCGGCGTCTCGCCTTCACGGGCTTCTCGCAGGGCGTCGCCATGGCCTACCGCGCCGCCGCTGGATGCGGCCGGCGTAGCCATGCGCTGGTGGTGCTCGGCGGTGACGTACCGCCGGAGGTCCAACAGCGCGATTTGGCGGGATTCCCGCCGGTATTGGTCGGCGCCGGCAAAGAAGACCGGGCGTACTTGCCGGAGCGGATGGAACAGGATCTCGCCGTTCTGCGAAATCTCGGCGTCGAGGCCGAGGGCTTTCCCTTCGACGGCGGCCACGAGTGGACCGACTCCTTCCGTCGGCGGGCCGGTGAGTTCCTTGCTGAACATTTGAGTTGA
- a CDS encoding sigma-54 dependent transcriptional regulator: MVRPLATPSAPEQAPQPRLGLLWGASPPMRGVFEKIVRVAPTRALVLLTGDSGTGKDLAAQTIHRLSRRVDEPFLPLSCGALSPALIESELFGHERGGFPSASRLHKGHFERADTGTLLLDEITEMPFELQSKLLRVLETGTLLRIGGDKPVKVNTRVIATTFQTPKAAVERGDLRQDLLYRLSVFPIHMPPLRERGEDITLLAELFLDRLNESFEGDRRLTPEALAILQGHEWPGNVRELENVIHRAFILADGEAIDARCLPEEIGGRAHSGRSLHFRLGSSIADVERKLILASLDYFDGNKRKTADVLGVSLKTLYNRLNAYRNEDQQSGND; encoded by the coding sequence ATGGTCCGACCGCTCGCTACTCCGTCCGCCCCTGAACAGGCACCGCAGCCCCGCCTTGGGTTGCTTTGGGGAGCTTCCCCTCCCATGCGGGGGGTGTTCGAGAAGATCGTTCGGGTAGCGCCGACCCGCGCCCTAGTCCTGCTCACCGGCGACTCCGGTACCGGCAAGGATCTGGCGGCGCAGACCATTCACCGGCTCAGCCGCCGGGTCGACGAGCCGTTTCTGCCGCTGTCCTGCGGCGCCCTCTCGCCGGCACTCATTGAAAGCGAACTGTTCGGCCACGAGCGCGGCGGGTTCCCGAGTGCGAGCCGTCTCCACAAGGGGCATTTCGAGCGTGCCGACACCGGCACCCTGCTGCTCGACGAGATCACCGAGATGCCCTTCGAACTGCAGTCGAAGCTCCTGCGGGTCCTCGAGACGGGCACCTTGTTGCGCATCGGCGGTGACAAGCCGGTCAAGGTCAATACCCGGGTGATCGCCACCACCTTCCAAACCCCCAAGGCCGCCGTCGAGCGCGGCGATCTGCGGCAGGATTTGCTCTACCGGCTGTCCGTCTTTCCCATCCACATGCCGCCCCTGCGCGAGCGTGGCGAGGACATCACCCTGCTGGCGGAGCTCTTTCTCGATCGCCTGAATGAGTCCTTCGAGGGCGATCGCCGGTTGACTCCGGAGGCCCTGGCCATCCTGCAGGGCCACGAGTGGCCGGGTAACGTGCGGGAGCTGGAAAACGTCATCCACCGGGCCTTCATCCTGGCCGACGGCGAAGCCATCGATGCGCGGTGTTTGCCGGAGGAGATCGGCGGCCGCGCCCATTCCGGTCGCTCCCTACACTTCCGGCTGGGATCGTCGATCGCCGATGTCGAACGCAAGCTGATTCTCGCCAGCCTCGACTATTTCGACGGCAACAAGCGCAAAACCGCCGATGTTCTCGGCGTCAGCCTCAAGACCCTCTACAACCGCCTGAACGCCTACCGCAACGAAGACCAGCAATCCGGCAACGACTGA
- a CDS encoding pitrilysin family protein, protein MKIRTALTSSPALFALALLTSAVAVPAAAQDVPAIDDLSTPPLPSFDIPQPQRFELDNGMVVMLVEDHELPLVEGIALIRTGARYEPADKLGLAGLTGDVLRSGGAGERTGDALDEFLEGTAASIEASIAGDMGRVRMSSLADDFPEVLAAFADVLRRPRFEAEKLDLAKNDANAAISRQNDNPQGILFREASQIVYGEDSPYARSETYETIAGITRDDLVAWHEQYFHPERVILGFVGDFDTEEALAEIRSAFGDWSRGDGPAPPAIPVEAEFDPGVYYIEKNDLTQSNIAMGHLGVRKDHPDFYPIEVMNNVLSGSFASRLFNNVRTSKGLAYAVTGAVNSNYDSPSLFFMFMTTKTETTGAGIEALLEEARNMTAQPPTDEEVERAKTAIENSYVFNFDSPGKILNQQLQYEYFGYPLDRTERYLEAIGKVTTEQVRQAAAKHIRPDELAILVVGPSEGRDKPLETYGPVTPVDITIPEPAADKAEVTAEGSEQAAALLDRALAAMGGATAVDGADTMRVSGTLAQVTPGGEFEIPFQASFDFPDRLRQALTLPMGEMALVVDGDRGFAVTPQGINDMSGAQLAQMKETFSREVLLLLKARGEEGFSAVALDPGEQDGQAVERVQLEVHDLVTVLHIHPEDGRIIGMSYRGSGPSGAPGQVVKVFEDFRESGDLVLPWKEINRFEGEIAATVQLESFEVGVEFDEGTFERPSEGE, encoded by the coding sequence ATGAAAATTCGTACTGCCCTTACCTCTTCCCCCGCGCTCTTTGCCCTGGCGCTGCTGACCTCGGCCGTCGCCGTACCGGCGGCGGCTCAAGACGTGCCGGCCATCGACGACCTTTCCACGCCGCCGCTACCGAGCTTCGACATTCCCCAGCCACAGCGCTTCGAACTCGACAACGGCATGGTGGTGATGCTGGTCGAAGATCACGAACTGCCGCTGGTCGAGGGCATCGCCTTGATCCGCACCGGCGCCCGCTACGAGCCGGCGGACAAGCTCGGCCTCGCCGGCCTGACCGGCGACGTGCTGCGCAGCGGCGGCGCCGGCGAGCGCACCGGGGATGCACTCGACGAGTTCCTCGAAGGCACCGCCGCCAGCATCGAGGCGTCCATCGCCGGCGATATGGGCCGGGTGCGCATGAGCAGCCTGGCGGACGACTTCCCCGAGGTGCTGGCGGCCTTCGCGGATGTGCTGCGCCGGCCGCGATTCGAGGCCGAGAAGCTCGATCTGGCGAAGAACGACGCCAACGCCGCCATCTCGCGCCAGAACGACAATCCCCAGGGCATCCTGTTCCGGGAGGCGAGCCAGATCGTCTACGGCGAGGACTCCCCCTATGCCCGCAGCGAGACCTACGAGACCATCGCCGGCATCACCCGTGACGATCTGGTCGCCTGGCACGAGCAATACTTCCACCCGGAGCGGGTGATCCTCGGCTTCGTCGGCGATTTCGACACTGAAGAGGCGCTGGCTGAGATTCGCTCGGCCTTCGGCGACTGGTCGCGCGGCGACGGCCCGGCTCCGCCGGCAATCCCCGTCGAGGCGGAGTTCGATCCGGGGGTCTACTACATCGAGAAGAACGACCTCACCCAGTCGAACATCGCCATGGGGCATCTGGGAGTACGCAAGGACCACCCGGACTTCTACCCCATCGAGGTGATGAACAACGTGTTGTCCGGCTCCTTCGCCTCGCGCCTGTTCAACAACGTGCGCACCAGCAAGGGCCTGGCCTACGCGGTGACCGGCGCCGTCAACAGCAACTACGACTCGCCGAGCCTGTTCTTCATGTTCATGACCACCAAGACGGAGACCACCGGCGCCGGCATCGAGGCCCTGCTCGAAGAAGCCCGCAACATGACCGCCCAGCCGCCGACGGACGAAGAGGTGGAGCGCGCCAAGACCGCAATCGAGAACTCCTACGTCTTCAACTTCGACTCGCCCGGTAAGATCCTCAATCAGCAACTCCAATACGAGTACTTCGGCTACCCGCTGGACCGCACCGAACGCTACCTGGAGGCGATCGGCAAGGTCACCACCGAACAGGTGCGCCAGGCCGCGGCGAAGCACATCCGGCCGGATGAACTCGCCATTCTGGTGGTCGGTCCGTCGGAGGGTCGCGACAAGCCGCTGGAAACCTACGGCCCGGTGACGCCGGTGGACATCACCATTCCGGAGCCGGCCGCCGACAAGGCGGAAGTGACGGCGGAAGGCAGTGAGCAAGCCGCCGCCCTCCTCGACCGGGCTCTCGCCGCCATGGGCGGAGCCACGGCGGTGGACGGCGCCGACACCATGCGCGTTTCCGGCACCCTGGCACAGGTCACCCCCGGCGGCGAGTTCGAGATTCCCTTCCAGGCGAGTTTCGACTTCCCGGATCGCCTGCGGCAGGCCCTCACCCTGCCGATGGGTGAGATGGCCCTGGTGGTCGACGGCGACCGAGGCTTCGCGGTGACCCCGCAGGGCATCAACGACATGTCCGGCGCCCAACTGGCTCAGATGAAGGAGACCTTCAGCCGCGAGGTCCTGCTGCTCCTCAAGGCGCGCGGCGAAGAAGGTTTCTCAGCGGTCGCTCTCGATCCCGGCGAGCAGGACGGCCAGGCCGTCGAACGCGTCCAGCTAGAGGTCCACGACCTGGTGACGGTGCTTCACATTCACCCGGAGGACGGCCGCATCATCGGCATGTCCTACCGCGGCTCCGGCCCTTCTGGGGCCCCTGGCCAGGTCGTCAAGGTGTTCGAGGACTTCCGGGAATCCGGCGACCTGGTCCTGCCCTGGAAGGAGATCAATCGCTTCGAAGGGGAGATCGCGGCCACCGTCCAGCTCGAATCCTTCGAGGTGGGAGTCGAGTTCGACGAGGGTACCTTCGAGCGCCCGTCGGAAGGCGAGTAG